ACTGGGCTAAGATGTGAAAAAGTTGAGAACTTGGGGAGTGTATCCGAGAAGAAGTGTTGCAATTGTATCACGGCCATGCTTCTTTTCTTGGAACCAGGGGCGTGATCAAGGAAGAACAAATTTGTCTTTGCCTATGTAAGAGAAAATGTGGGTAAACTTGCGGGAGACGAATGGGCTAATACTTCTGGAACTTGTGCATTAATTCCAGCCACACAATCAATTCAGTGATATACCAAGATTGGAATAGTAAACTTCCACCGATATCCTTGACCGAATATGAGCAACTAAAGTCAGAAACTTGGGCATTGGAATCAATAGCATCTGTGTTAGTTTTCAGTTTTGCATAACGTCACTTAATCATTAAGATAATCAAATCAAGCTTTATCTTTATGGTGGGTTGTTAGTGAAACATTTTTCATTCTcagcaaaaagaaaaaaattaagtttgaaCACTATCAGATCTCAAATTACTATGTTGAGCATTTTGACATctctaaaaatttatttttattttataaaaaattagttatttatttaaacatataatttgctgaaaaaaataataaattaaagaatgTTAATAACTATGACGCAAACTCGAGCATAATAAATTGAATCTGAAGCACCAACATTTGCTACAACTATGGGTCACTgtcaaaaaatgtaaaatacaataaaaatggAGAACCTAGGACGAACAGCACTTGCAGTCTGCTGACAACTCAGTGCTCAAAGccaagaaaataattattttgctcAACATCAATGATTTGAAAATGAATTTATCAAATCATATGATTTACAGCTTCCAACATAACAATAAAAAGGCAGATTATGGTTGTTCCGAGACAGCCAAATTCGATATCATCTGAAGCAACTTAATAGTTCTGTTAGCTGCAACGACAAGAAATGGGATGCTCCTACTTTGAAACTGGAGGTTCTCCTAGCCATTTCGCGCGGTAACCGGTTCCTTTACAATCAGAACAGCATGCAAAACCCTTCAAACACAGAGGTATATTTATGTCAAGCATCACTTGAATATGACTTGATCAAGTCTCCGCAAGAAATTAGATATGTGGTTCACATAACAATGTATTGGAAAGCAATCATCCTCTAGTTTTACATAGTCGCTTATACAGCAGAACAATCGAAAATATATCGAAACATGACACGTCGTATACATCTAAAATATTTGAGATTCCCTATCATTGACAGCCGTGATTTTTGGTGCAAGGGCAACCGCCCGCCATAAggattcaaatatttgaattgcacTATCCCTCTTTAGCGCTTAAGATTTTTGGTCCAACATAATGGTTACGTGCAGAATGAAGGGTTTACTTCTATCAATATTTACCTTTCCGGAGCATATAACACATGTAGTATTTCTGGAAGGGACTTGACACAGCATGTTATCACCTATAATGAAGAAACCAGTCCCACTGCACCATTTGCATTCAACATGTCCTTCAGAGTTGCAAGAAGAACATTCAACTGGCCTTGGTTGCTGCATTCACAATAGAGGTTGGTCAAAGAAAGAAAAGTAGCCCTCTATACGGTTATCCAAAAGAAGTGTTGAATCAATGAAAGCAAAATACATTGGAATCAAGCTAGTAGATTCAATATAGATATTACAATCAAAGCTCTAAAAAGGTAAAAATTAACAGACAACGCCATTTGGGATGAGGCTTACAAGTAACAACCATCCAACATAGGTTGCCCAACACATGCTGAAAGTAGCTACACCATTAAATATCAAAGATACTCAATCCCATCAGTAAAATTCGAATGATGCACAAAAGGCTACAGGAGGGGAAATTCCACCCTAGACGATGGATGAATCGCCTCAGCTCATCCAATATCATAAGCCCAAATTTTCTTCCTTTACTTTCATACAACACTTTCTTCGTGAGTCTACCAAATCACTTTAGGATCACCGGGTTAAACATTTTAGTTGTGGCTCATCAAAATATCacataacaaattaaaaatgcCTAATTTCGTTATGCCACTTGTATCCCTCCATGGAAATTGAGAAACCCCGCGGTTTCTTTTTTCAAGAATTCAAGACATCATACAGAAAAATCATCCAATCGATATTCATCTTTTCTAAAATTTCATGACAACCCGGCAAGATAATCGAATAGAACTTAATATCAACAGcagaaaaacaacaaaaacctGAGAAATCAACCAGGCACGCTCCATACGTTCAGAAAAATTAGGACTCCCGAATGATTCTACCTTTGAAGCTCTTACTCTCCCCGCTCCAACACCGACCTTCCTTTTTGTCATCAATTCCACTTTCCCCCGTGATATGCCAAACTTCAACGGACCAAAATGAATGGGTTTGCAGCAAAAACAACACgacatttttggaaaaaatttcaattttccaACAACCACGGTTGTGATTTTTTACAGTAGGGGGATCTCATACGAGGAAGAACGAGATCACAAGATATTAAGCAAGCACGTTGGCTTGATATGAAAATTTGCCTGGGAAATTCGCAATATGGATGCAATATTTTATTGTGGCGCCCAATATTCGGCCGGTTCAGCTCCGAACCGGACCCACTTGGTATTGTCCCTATTGCGCTTTTGTCCATTCCGAGCAATTTGGTGCTCAAATATCTGCTCTCCGATTTTTTCTACTGCCTTCCACGAGTACAAAATTGATTTGAGCCAAACCATACTCAAATGTCaagattattattaaattttttttttaaaaaaaagaagctcTATCTTGAGTAATTATGGAGAACTTCTAGTTCAAATTTTCCTAGACATATTTGTAacattatttgttaaaaaacaGTTgcatattattcaaataatttgtcCCAAAATGGTTACataattcataatttatttgacttCAAAATCAATTATCCAAGCATTCAATACATGTGCACGATCACTAGTAAAATAGTCCATTAAACAAGATTTCAAAAGTAAATTAGGCTAAAAAGATATTTCATCCTCAAATCGAGGATTAACCACGTGATTCACGAGTGATTTGACTCATTAGTACCTATACTGCCTGCATTTGCTCATATTATGTTTGGAGAATGGCTCTTTAGACCAGAAACTCTTTCAAAAACTTGGCAAAGTTAGTTCCTTAGCCAGCCATCCATGAGTGATAATATAATCTTCTCCGCATTCTTGAGACCTAACATTTTCATTTAGCAGCTCCTTTGGTATTATCTTCCAACTTGATGACCTCAAATCACACTGCCGAAAGGCTTTGCATCCATGGTGATACTCAAAGCCAAGCCATTATAATTGATATGTCATCCATTTTGGTTCTTTTACGTCAATGGCTATCGATTTCCTTTTGCCTGAAGTTATTCGGTTATCAGGCTTAAACACAAAAAGTACACGGTGCACACAGATAATATCATGACAGTGTAAAAGACCATGCAAAGCACCAAAAGCAGAGCTTGTAGCACAATGTACTCGATTATAAAATTTCAGGCTTTCCATTATATTGTGTTGAACTGAGAAAGAGCACAAAAATGACAAGAAGAGCAAATTGGGAATTGCAACGACACTCCTGTTGGTCCTAGTCTTCTAGAGGTTTAATAATGCGACCCTCTACTCGCTTAAAGAGCATTGTGAAATGCTGTTAGGTAAGTAGTAAGTAATATCAAATGCTTGCCATGAGTGTCAACTTCTCAGTGATGAACTTAGAGGCTACCTTTTTGGAATTTCAACTCACACTATGATTTATGACCTGCAAATGTCACACCAACTAAATAAAATCGACAATGAAAGGACGGACTATCTGATAAAAATAATGGTCCATACCCTTAATAAGCATGAATCATAACCTGCATACTTAAAAGAAGATACTGGATAAAAGAAGGTTGTCTTTTGATTTCGTCTATGCATTAGAAAATAACCCCTTGGTGAAGCCCTCTCTGCATGAGGCCATTACTAATGCTGATTCGACTTGTTAGGCATCAGTTTTTACTTTAGTATTTTGGGGGCGGGGTACGTTTCATGCAGTTCTATTGATTTCTCATGCTACCTAGGATGAGACGGCATTCCATTACTGGGGGCTTTTTTGGTCTGCTCTCTGCAGTATCCATTATTGGATTACAAAGCACTACCAAGTAAAAATACACATCTCATTAAATTCATTGAGTCACATGGTTTTGCTTCCGAACATTGTGATATAAACTCTTATGGGTTTTATAGTGCTGCTCAAGAAATCTGCTGGATCAAAGGGAGACAAGGTTGCTTGCAGAAGTTGTTTGGATATATAGGATTGTTTACTTTCTTAGGCCTTTGGTGGCTTGGTAAGAGACTACTACTTTGCTATATGAAAGTACTTCCGATGCTTGTTCAAATGAGCTCTGTGATATTTTAAAACAGCTGGCAAAACCGTATTCCCATTCTCTTGTCCATTTTGCTTCATTGTGCTCTGTTAATAATTTAGAAGTAAGCTAGCTTCAACTCCCTGTATCTCTCGTAATGCACGGGCTATTGCAGTATTCCCATTTAATGCATCGGGAATAGAGCCGGATTTCAGGTTTCCAAGTTCAGCATCCACGCGTGAACTTGTTCTGCTTAATGGCCTAGTGGGAAGTGTTTTATCCGACTACCTATGGTATGTAGTTTGCGCACAATTACATGTTTTACTTAAAAATTTAGAAAGCTTCACCCACATGAACTCTACCattcataatcatttaaatGATGATTCGAATTATGAAACAGGGCTCTTGCTGTAGTTTGGACAACCCCTCTTGTGGCAACTTTAGGCATCTCGTTGACCATACCCATATAGCCATGGTAGCAGATATGTTAATTCATGGCCGCCATTACTCTGCCATCTATATCTCCGAATGCTTTCAGGTCTGGTTCTGTTTTCTTTTCTCTCTATGTTCTTTTGTCTTATCTGGGCACGGGTTAATAATTAATTGCATTTTTTCTCAAGTTCTTGACATTTCCCTCGCTGTTTTTCATGTAGGTATTTACTGGATTCAGGACAGCAAATCTCTCTTGGGAGTTTTTCCTGTAAATAAAGATGATAGAACATCTAAACGAGTCGACCTTTGGTTCTATGCTTTATATAACCCAAGTCAGTTAAAAGTCTCCCCGATAATAATGGCAAGCATCATGCCAAAAGAGTCTTCAATTTTCCTTGCATCTATGGCTTAATCAAACTTCCAGATGGAGTTTAATCGTacaagtattttatttttttcttcttctgtaACCCGCAAACCATTggcttttgttattttttttaatcaataatcgtaaataaaatttaatattattgttattttacaACATGCCAATATAATCATTTTcacataaatataatttgatacttttgggagagaaaattttacatgatttggtatgtaaacaaaaatcagtaAGCATGTCATCTCTAAGATTCATcccatcaaatttttttttacgtaaTTGATATccctgtaagagcccgggtcatccatgacccggaaTATCAGATGGgttcccaaatcagggtcaatctgcaggatggattcttctgaagccgggcaggtgcaagcccgggctctactctCCGGGCAACTAgacgcccgggctcttatataagcccccgGTCGGCATTCGaaccgggccacctcgatatgagcaccgcactcgagtacactagcagaattggatgtgggcgaccgtcctatctctgacactaatccaagtggttgacaaagtcagatagacgggatgtgactagtgtatgatttgacatgtcagaatgtagccgccctactataattagtaggtagcacgaagaacgaggtcatcattacttctcctactataaataccaggttatttctttgcattgaagattcattcattttattgcctacactcttacaccaatatcacaatcatcacttggttacattggtcttttgttgagtcattcactgactAAAGTATCGGAGTgcccacgccggacacccctccggcgcccattcacgagttcatctccttgtgcGCAGGTTACAGCTGAAGCCATATTACGGAGATATATCTTACTGCTCTTATTCCATTCATTATCTTGATAACAGATCCGATGGAGCACCGGACCCGGCTCggccatttcacccggatcgcatcattggcgccgtctgtgggaatttgAGCTCAAGACGTAGATATGGTTTCCATTAAAAAATAAGCCTAACTCTGCTTGGCAAACATACAAGTCCGACCAGCTCGGCACTCAGATCTTGTATGTGGATTTCATATGGGCTCAAAGCTCAGCAGCTATCCCGGATTGGCATGAAGAGCAGTTGCTATGTACTCAGTAGCATGCAGCTATATTAGTCACCTAATTTCGCTCAACCAGAGAAGTTTCACTCTATCGGAAATGAATTCAGATTCAGTATTTCCTGGTTAGTGATTTcgtttttaataaaactaatacAGCAGGAAAAGCAAAATCTTGAAAGTCCAGGAGACACGAGGCCCCGGCATATTGTCTTAAGCCCGGGAGGTATCAGGCCTCGGCATATTGTCTAAGATTCAGGgaactacaccctggctcggggaaccacacctcgatcaacaaaaagcccagggttctcaaacctggctcggggctccgcacctcgactattcccaagtcccgggacatgttccccggctcAAGGCTCcacaccttggttatttataagcctagggttctcaaacctggctcggggctccgcacctcgactattcccaagtcccgggacatgttccccggctcAAGGCTCcacaccttggttatttataagcctagggttctcaaacctggctcagGGCTTCGTACCTCGACCATTTCCAAGTctcgggacatgttccccggcccaaggctccgcaccttggttatttataagcccagggttctcaaacctggctcggggctccgcacctcgaccattcccaagtcccgggacatgttccccggcccaaggctccgcaccttggttatttataagcccagggttctcaaacctggctcggagctccgcacctcgactattcccaagtcccgggacatgttccccggctcAAGGCTCcacaccttggttatttataagcctagggttctcaaacctggctcagGGCTTCGTACCTCGACCATTTCCAAGTctcgggacatgttccccggcccaaggctccgcaccttggttatttataagcccagggttctcaaacctggctcggggctccgcacctcgaccattcatgaaggccagggctccgcaccttggttatctattaagtccagggacccacACCCTGGCCcaggctccgcacctcgaccatttcgAGTCCGGGAGATACgaggccccgacatcttatcTCAAGTCTATGAGACACGAGACTCCGGCTCCTCATCCCATCTCTGGGAGACATGAAGCCTCCGATGCTTTTATAAAACCAGATTGATCATCTCTTTGAGAATCCAAGCATGAcgaatcgggacagcgagtatgactctagcACGACTATTTAAGGGATGTGTGGTGATACCTCTGTAAGAGcgcgggtcatggatgacccgggatatcagatggattcccaaatcagggttaatctgcaggatggattcttttgaagccgggcaggtgcaagcccgggctctactccccgggcaaccagacgccagggctcttatataagcccccggtaggcattctaaccgggccacctcgatatgagcaccgcactcgagtacactagcagaattggatgtgggcgaccgtcctacctctgacactaatccaagtggttgacaaagtcagacagacgggatgtgactagtgtatgatttgacatgtcagaatgtaaccgccctactataattagtaggtagcacgaagaacgaggtcatcattacttctcctactataaatatcaggttatttctttgcattgaagattcattcattttattgcctacactcttacaccaatatcacaaccatcacttggttacattggtcttttgttgagtcattcactgacttaagcatcggagtagccacgccggacacccctccggcgcccattcacgagttcatctccttgtgtgcaggttacagctgaagCCATATTACGGAGATATATCTCactgctcttattcccttcattatcttgatagcagatccggtggagtACCGGACCCGGCTCGTCCATTTCATCCGGATCGCATCAGTAATATTCCAAGAACATGCAAAATAACCAAACATTACATTTGATAGCATTGTTTAAAGACAATATTGTATTTGGAGGGTTTCTCCAAAATCATTAAATCACGtgagtttttcatatttttatgaaaGTTGAATAATTCAAAGATTAATATTTGATGTATTTGATTATATCATATGAGAAGAGATTTCAGATATAGTATAGAATAATATTTGTTTCGAAATAATGTTTTATGTATAAATTGACATTTTTCACAGAATATTTCCAGGTAAGTCTAATGACGTTTTAATATTCatgttgatatttttaaatattattatattgtaACTATTTTAAATTTCCCCTATTTTTTTgaggaattttaaaatatctagaaAAGTAGGTATTTCTCGCTTCCCGTCTGCCGTACCGTTCACTCACCAAAtccaagaacaagaaatcaatgGAGTTCACTCCACAACAGCTCAAACACTATGATGGAACAGATCCATCCAAGCCGATATACGTGGCGATCAGGGGCCGAATATTTGATGTTACCTCCGGAAAATCTTTCTACGGACCCGGCGGGGCGTACTGCGTGTTCGCCGGTAAGGATGCCAGCCGCGCACTCGCCAAGATGAGCAAGGAAGAGCACGACGTCGTTCCCTCGCTTGATGGACTTACCGATCAGGAGTTCGGCGTCCTTAATGACTGGGAGAAGAAATTCGAGGCCAAGTAC
The Primulina huaijiensis isolate GDHJ02 unplaced genomic scaffold, ASM1229523v2 scaffold5453, whole genome shotgun sequence genome window above contains:
- the LOC140970306 gene encoding uncharacterized protein; amino-acid sequence: MSCCFCCKPIHFGPLKFGISRGKVELMTKRKVGVGAGRVRASKVESFGSPNFSERMERAWLISQQPRPVECSSCNSEGHVECKWCSGTGFFIIGDNMLCQVPSRNTTCVICSGKGFACCSDCKGTGYRAKWLGEPPVSK
- the LOC140970319 gene encoding probable steroid-binding protein 3 — its product is MEFTPQQLKHYDGTDPSKPIYVAIRGRIFDVTSGKSFYGPGGAYCVFAGKDASRALAKMSKEEHDVVPSLDGLTDQEFGVLNDWEKKFEAKYPIVGRVSSA